The DNA window TGCCTGTTCTATTTTTAAATTTTCTTGTTCTTTCTCTAATTTCTTGATCGTGTTTCCCAACATAATCATCGCATTGTTCCATTCTCCAGTGGTATTGGTGAAAGTGAATTCATCTATTGTTACTTCAAAAGCAACCCTTTCTCCAGTCCTGTAAAGTCTGAAACTTATTTTATCATCCCTGCCTGCAATCCCGTCTTCATTGATTTGTAAATCATAACTTTTTGGGTTAGAGTGGATTTTCTTAAAAAGCAATTTTGCTTCTTGTATTTTTAAATCCGGCATGATATCAAATTTGGTAGCCTATAGGGGAATCGAACCCCTGTTGCAAGGATGAAAACCTTGAGTCCTAACCACTAGACGAATAGGCCAAATTTTGAGGTTGCAAAAGTAATAATTAACTTTTAAACTTCAAAATTATTTTTTAAGATTATTTATAAACTTTTTGTATTACCGTGTTTTTCACACCTTTAGATTCGAGCTCTTTTTGAAGCTTTGCAGCATCTTCCAGCGTATATACCTTTCCGTAGGTATAATAAAACACTCCACTGTCTTTATTTCTCTCTACATCTTTCAGGTTTTGAATAATGTATGAATTGCCATTTAGCTTGTCTCCGGCATATACTTCAATGGTGTAATATCCCATGCTTATTTTTTGATTAGGCATGAATCCTACCGCAAAAGCATTTCTAAAGCCTGCATCTTTGGCCGTCTTAAGGTTGATATCTCTCACTGAAGCCATATTCGTTACAGCGTAATAATATTTGTACTGTCCGTTTTCTTTGATTGTAAGCACATAGTTTAGCCCTTTCAATGCAGGATCATTTTCATTGTACTTCGTAGGAGAACTCATCAGTAATATTCTGAAATCGTTTTTCAGAGCTACTTCTGCCGGTTTTTCAGGTTCCGGTTTTCTCACCGCAATAGATCCGCCAGATTTTCTGTCAACTGCTTTTTTATAATCGATAATTGCAGTATAGATACTTTCGGCAATTTCGTTCTGACCTTTGTCGGAAGCGATATAATGACTTTCTTCAGGATGATTGATGAAACCTGTTTCTATCAATACCGATGGCATTGCATTCATACGCAGAACGTGAAGGTTCTTCTGGAAAACTCCTCTTGAGAACCGTTTGTCTTTATTCACAAAGTTATCTTCTACCAGCCCTCCCAAAAGAAGACTTGATTCAAGATATTTACTTTGCTGAAGTTTTAACGCGATTAATGATTCCGGAGAATCAGGATTATAAGAACCAAAAGTTTGTTTATCTTTTTCGTCCAGAAAAATCACGTCATTTTCTCTCTTTGCAACCTCAAGGTTTTCGTTATTCTGGTTAGGTCCCTGTACATAAGTTTCCGTACCAT is part of the Chryseobacterium lactis genome and encodes:
- a CDS encoding N-acetylmuramoyl-L-alanine amidase family protein, with translation MHKQNFKIILSFLLILTSNFIFSQKKFTIVLDAGHGGSDHGANRSYADIGRVAEKDITLAITLKVGAMLEKNRDFKVIYTRKIDEYPSLSDRTNLANRSKADLFVSIHCNSAQRSTAYGTETYVQGPNQNNENLEVAKRENDVIFLDEKDKQTFGSYNPDSPESLIALKLQQSKYLESSLLLGGLVEDNFVNKDKRFSRGVFQKNLHVLRMNAMPSVLIETGFINHPEESHYIASDKGQNEIAESIYTAIIDYKKAVDRKSGGSIAVRKPEPEKPAEVALKNDFRILLMSSPTKYNENDPALKGLNYVLTIKENGQYKYYYAVTNMASVRDINLKTAKDAGFRNAFAVGFMPNQKISMGYYTIEVYAGDKLNGNSYIIQNLKDVERNKDSGVFYYTYGKVYTLEDAAKLQKELESKGVKNTVIQKVYK